In Phyllopteryx taeniolatus isolate TA_2022b chromosome 6, UOR_Ptae_1.2, whole genome shotgun sequence, one genomic interval encodes:
- the LOC133479573 gene encoding uncharacterized protein LOC133479573, with the protein MPSPGQEESGPNPVSTQTALEPSANDTDSTEPAPSEAGAQEGRITSPEETNGTQTDKTLADDSLQQAAATVEPSDNTEGMKTDQGPKTNPPSELTPDTNKDAGTEEQKSNKRDRCFPSKKAMVDPLKMDMTKPVVMPLTSSELSLQCIECHIIFSDSKSKQRHLKLSHPVEYEQCILSNSLFTCYHCDRHFTNSTELRAHQKTHVERKPFKCPLCGQAFKRLSELTLHNKIHIGQDGYTCPDCGKTCKTITLLKYHCRVHTGERPYVCKECGSRFSLSQTLRRHMQSHLPEGAQEAEDAAAKAQRKKELDALKSKYPCSVCKATFKSPKTRLRHLTNKHSVSLSLIGNPLRARSHVNQFTPVIMPISISQPSLLQLEPNGPLQKVDGNIDTEPIRRLIESLGNVQKVNQVVILGQVPPHAPALEVQQISELSNSVNPRPLQSHSVGLKPAESKTGEGDFSNSCEPMAQTIILEQITPDGQFINPPFSDLSFGARLEPEGEVIHQINPQPGINTTNFNAFEPLIFHNEGTDLKEDLEQTIILELTPALSPTAELQQSQNEQQPEIPPPSLVPTTELEKTSYQSIVNEHNTGSPVPSLGPTVEQHLTSLQSEVPLLGPAVEQNLTSLQSKQQHLPASTLPSLYAPTQALGEPGANSQERAQSQTQKLSQVQVHSSSSTGTPQESEEKPSQDEEALVNRKDDKYQMESPSDAIDTSAKKKGPSQSSGKQGPQTSELPVNLMSAQELVKVRKRKPARALIIQGYMQELIGSILDEDLQSVGKPAKRKRTKKSHLSNFSPQKKDKKNKKQGVPSQQCQSLQKEPIVGGASNLLENKVPSKKGKIANKNKKAKKIASSAEVSMSPLTNDSQGKVKISKKKKYAAKDQHKSKQKATIKKKMKSKIVHKGGSKNTIVTKMTNKEREKKQDTASPKKNQTKSQAESPGKQVTQDSLLLLKGHKQPQLKVHKLDPSKTSGQETSPRENPSQHSKDNRAKPKTKTAKDPSNVGKKKGKPKKMSLLSFLNASHQSSETQLVKPKTVRKRKASSNIETEGVITSVHSKRALECKNCGEVFSEVASLQKHKAMVHILESPELTYTNGNIFEGVPRLDVCRQERVIRLMNPTTGWDIEPEMALEDREQSVSFPALIPSPSLPAQPADEGSVQLPVSLKPLDLLKNKTSSLNPPFDSTTQMKQNESVLSIDKQQEKRAPKNLCLESEHRAPIEEDIKEDAIFGVDLVTVGEQNESNSVALLQDNLSQSESVEDANSEAAGSENPTEDHATIVRCFQSVSCSTQQNGVKDEEEEVLVQRKTKAGSGAHLKLDEMSRCLEPDAASEAVLEMEQEDCQVIYEKVKSNSQINEDETTAQPSVTDIHPGPDPHRGPSNASSTPPTPTILEESGVSQGEPDRESQPSPGIYLEKIVTAEPVLANREPHRQTERRGLKCTAENEMQPLIKVEENTSDPLLGAPLIQKESGKSGAGMQPQQNGDIRAVLVKQESRVMLDDARSTPDSRHSQWNVEQVTDRNSASPLTDTEETSSDCHLSSDLSNKQCIFYPVKAEERELPLGAAHTTGGSPEASTDVRQTLHPATDEGTQQDNHDLRGPEMMGVHDFADGQAEAEFQNPPDMRRFLLQSSDEDHTRGSALSQPHVDAEAEVLAHFGQNQGNCSHQPDVTTQTVFQAGPREATEPIEYFSRYFGWDTWVEMAHCTNQTSDSVTAAEVAMFVGIHIAMGTLKFPSPRLYWDNLTKVPLIAEAMALPRFLQLSWLLKLASPAKDPLNMRERTHTDFSRHSANRSGQKRLPNDSVDPLWKVVPLLCRFQKGCQSFRRLGDYAVDQYLIPLTSKVHNNRLALHSTALIGFGGLLVHLDLKADLLDKEDSVEKMVPKGSTVFLCKQELSTPAMLESLLVAGIHGAGRVGGAQGQIGDEFVSSDGKLMLRRSNRGFILSTAGNGHRNMASLINKFEKAQAAVRLNRDLLNLYSIPVSTSPTGWPLSVLWYLTDLALVNSWLLYRHDQMATSAPLSLMDFRLAVSKALIHSSGSDPQNSVLPQPSPGKANARTDPPNPGTVEEIPLPDAATRYDGSGHWPEQLAEGEGGRCRFGDCQRTSRVLCLKCCVFLCISRNHNCFLNFHSQASAGNT; encoded by the exons ATGCCGAGCCCAGGCCAGGAGGAGAGTGGGCCAAACCCAGTGAGCACCCAAACCGCACTGGAGCCATCAGCCAATGACACGGATTCTACTGAGCCAGCACCAAGTGAAGCAGGTGCACAAGAAGGGAGGATTACATCCCCTGAGGAGACGAACGGAACCCAAACTGATAAAACGCTAGCAGATGATTCACTTCAACAAGCTGCGGCGACTGTCGAACCCTCAGACAACACTGAAGGGATGAAGACTGATCAGGGTCCAAAGACAAATCCTCCATCAGAGTTGACACCCGACACAAACAAAGATGCCGGGACTGAAGaacaaaagtcaaataaaagggACAGATGTTTCCCCTCCAAGAAAGCCATGGTAGATCCTCTGAAGATGGACATGACCAAGCCAGTGGTTATGCCGCTCACAT CATCGGAGCTCTCCCTGCAGTGCATCGAGTGTCACATCATCTTCAGTGACTCCAAGAGCAAACAGCGCCACCTGAAGTTGAGCCATCCAGTCGAGTACGAGCAGTGCATCTTGAGCAATTCGCTTTTCACCTGCTACCACTGTGACCGCCACTTCACCAACTCCACGGAGCTCAGGGCCCATCAGAAAACCCACGTCGAAAGGAAACCCTTCAAGTGCCCTCTATGCGGCCAGGCCTTTAAAAGGTTATCCGAGCTCACGCTTCATAATAAGATTCACATCGGACAGGATGGTTACACCTGTCCCGACTGTGGCAAAACATGCAAAACGATAACACTGCTGAAGTACCACTGTCGCGTGCACACTGGAGAGAGGCCATATGTTTGCAAGGAGTGTGGGAGCAGGTTCAGCCTGTCCCAAACACTGCGGAGACATATGCAGTCACACTTGCCGGAAGGTGCCCAAGAAGCAGAAGATGCCGCAGCCAAAGCGCAACGGAAGAAAGAGCTTG ATGCCTTAAAATCCAAGTATCCCTGCTCTGTTTGCAAGGCCACTTTCAAGAGTCCCAAGACACGCCTTCGTCAtctcacaaacaaacacagtgtaTCACTCTCTTTGATTGGTAACCCCCTGCGAGCAAGGTCACACGTAAATCAGTTTACTCCAGTAATAATGCCGATATCCATTTCTCAACCATCGTTGCTACAGTTGGAGCCCAATGGGCCTCTTCAGAAAGTAGACGGCAATATTGACACGGAGCCAATACGCAGGCTTATTGAATCTTTGGGAAATGTCCAGAAAGTAAACCAAGTTGTGATTTTGGGTCAAGTGCCTCCTCATGCCCCAGCATTGGAAGTTCAACAGATCTCTGAGCTGTCCAATTCAGTCAACCCCAGACCACTCCAATCACATTCTGTGGGATTGAAACCAGCGGAATCGAAGACGGGGGAAGGAGACTTTTCAAACTCATGTGAGCCAATGGCGCAAACAATCATACTGGAACAGATCACGCCAGATGGACAGTTCATCAACCCGCCGTTCTCAGACTTGAGTTTTGGAGCCAGATTGGAACCAGAGGGAGAGGTGATTCATCAAATTAATCCACAACCTGGGATTAATACAACAAACTTCAATGCCTTTGAGCCATTGATTTTCCATAACGAAGGAACAGATCTAAAGGAAGACCTTGAGCAAACTATCATATTGGAACTAACCCCTGCCCTGTCACCAACTGCTGAGCTGCAACAATCACAAAATGAGCAACAACCAGAAATCCCACCACCTTCACTGGTACCAACCACAGAACTGGAGAAAACTTCTTATCAAAGTATCGTAAATGAGCATAATACTGGGTCACCAGTCCCATCTTTAGGGCCTACAGTTGAGCAGCACTTGACATCTTTACAAAGCGAAGTCCCATTGTTAGGGCCTGCAGTTGAGCAGAACCTGACATCTTTACAAAGCAAGCAACAACATCTCCCAGCTTCCACTTTACCCTCATTATATGCACCCACACAAGCTTTAGGAGAACCTGGGGCTAATTCACAGGAGAGGGCTCAATCACAGACTCAAAAACTCAGTCAAGTTCAGGTGCACTCATCATCCAGCACTGGAACCCCTCAGGAGTCTGAAGAGAAGCCTTCACAAGATGAAGAAGCACTGGTTAATCGAAAGGACGACAAATATCAGATGGAAAGTCCGTCTGATGCCATCGATACTTCTGCTAAAAAGAAGGGCCCTTCACAATCATCCGGAAAGCAGGGACCACAGACGTCAGAGTTACCTGTGAATTTAATGTCAGCACAAGAGCTTGTGAAAGTACGCAAAAGAAAACCAGCCAGGGCCCTAATCATACAAGGTTATATGCAAGAACTAATTGGGTCCATACTTGATGAAGATTTACAAAGTGTTGGCAAACCAGCCAAACGCAAAAGAACGAAAAAGTCTCATCTTTCTAACTTTAGCCCAcaaaagaaagacaagaaaaacaaaaaacaaggagTCCCTTCTCAGCAATGCCAATCTCTCCAAAAAGAACCCATAGTCGGTGGTGCATCAAATCTGTTAGAGAATAAAGTTCCATCGAAGAAGGGAAAAATtgccaataaaaataaaaaagcaaagaagATTGCATCTTCGGCTGAAGTCAGTATGTCACCATTAACCAATGATTCACAAGGGAAAGTGAAaataagcaagaaaaaaaaatatgctgcaAAAGATCAGcataaaagtaaacaaaaggctacaattaaaaagaaaatgaagtcTAAAATAGTGCACAAAGGTGGTTCCAAGAATACAATAGTAACAAAGATGAcaaataaagagagagagaaaaaacaagacacagcGAGCCCAAAAAAGAACCAAACCAAAAGCCAAGCAGAGTCACCTGGCAAACAAGTAACACAAGACTCCCTCCTTTTGCTGAAAGGTCATAAGCAGCCCCAGCTGAAGGTTCACAAATTGGATCCTTCCAAAACATCTGGGCAAGAAACATCACCGAGAGAGAACCCATCCCAGCACAGCAAAGACAACCGGGCAAAGCCTAAAACCAAGACTGCAAAAGATCCCAGCAATGTTGGTAAGAAAAAAGGGAAACCCAAAAAGATGTCATTGCTGTCATTTCTAAATGCATCCCATCAATCAAGTGAAACCCAGCTTGTCAAGCCAAAGACCGTTCGGAAACGCAAAGCTTCTTCAAACATTGAGACTGAAGGGGTGATAACCTCCGTGCATTCCAAGCGAGCTTTAGAGTGTAAAAACTGTGGGGAGGTGTTCAGTGAAGTCGCCTCACTTCAGAAGCACAAGGCAATGGTGCATATTTTAGAAAGTCCTGAACTTACATACACAAATGGGAACATTTTTGAAGGGGTCCCCAGATTAGATGTTTGCCGTCAAGAACGAGTAATTCGACTGATGAATCCGACCACAGGTTGGGATATTGAACCGGAGATGGCATTAGAGGACAGGGAACAAAGTGTCTCTTTTCCTGCTTTGATTCCATCTCCATCTTTGCCTGCTCAACCTGCTGATGAAGGCAGTGTTCAGCTTCCTGTCTCTCTGAAACCATTAGATCTGCTGAAAAACAAGACTTCTAGTCTGAATCCTCCATTCGATAGCACCACTCAAATGAAGCAAAATGAATCTGTGCTGTCCATAGACAAACAGCAAGAAAAACGTGCGCCCAAGAATCTCTGTTTAGAATCAGAACACCGGGCCCCCATAGAAGAGGACATTAAGGAGGATGCTATTTTTGGGGTAGATCTTGTTACAGTCGGGGAACAGAATGAAAGTAACAGTGTGGCTTTGCTTCAAGACAACCTTTCCCAAAGTGAATCTGTTGAAGATGCCAATTCAGAAGCAGCTGGCTCTGAAAACCCAACAGAGGATCATGCAACAATTGTGAGATGTTTTCAGTCGGTTTCTTGCTCCACGCAGCAAAATGGAGTTAaagatgaggaagaagaggtgTTAGTCCAGAGGAAAACCAAAGCAGGTAGTGGAGCGCATCTAAAATTGGATGAGATGTCTAGATGTTTGGAACCAGATGCTGCTTCGGAAGCTGTATTGGAGATGGAACAGGAGGATTGTCAGGTCATTTACGAAAAAGTCAAGAGTAATTCCCAAATTAATGAAGATGAGACCACTGCACAGCCTTCCGTGACTGATATTCATCCGGGACCTGATCCCCATAGAGGCCCTTCTAATGCCTCTAGTACTCCCCCAACACCCACGATTTTGGAGGAATCCGGTGTATCTCAGGGAGAGCCGGACAGGGAGAGTCAGCCATCTCCAGGAATCTATCTTGAGAAGATTGTCACAGCCGAACCCGTGTTGGCTAACAGGGAACCTCACAGGCAGACTGAAAGACGG GGTTTGAAATGCACCGCTGAGAATGAGATGCAACCACTGATCAAGGTTGAGGAGAATACATCAGATCCACTGCTTGGTGCACCCTTGATTCAAAAAGAGAGCGGCAAATCAGGAGCAGGCATGCAGCCACAGCAGAACGGAGACATTCGGGCGGTTCTGGTGAAGCAGGAGAGTCGAGTCATGCTTGATGACGCCCGATCCACACCGGATAGCAGACACAGCCAATGGAATGTGGAGCAAGTCACTGATCGAAACTCTGCCAGCCCAC TCACAGACACCGAGGAGACGTCCAGTGACTGCCACTTGTCCTCTGACTTAAGCAACAAGCAGTGCATCTTCTACCCGGTGAAGGCAGAAGAGAGGGAGCTTCCCCTGGGTGCTGCTCACACGACCGGTGGAAGCCCAGAAGCATCCACTGATGTCAGACAGACTCTACATCCAGCCACAG ATGAAGGCACTCAGCAAGACAACCATGATTTGAGAGGACCAGAGATGATGGGTGTTCATGACTTTGCAGATGGACAag CCGAAGCAGAGTTTCAGAATCCACCGGACATGCGGCGCTTTCTCCTCCAGAGTTCTGATGAAGATCATACAAGAGGTTCGGCGTTGTCACAACCTCATGTTGACGCAGAGGCCGAAGTCCTGGCCCATTTCGGCCAGAATCAAGGCAACTGCTCACACCAACCAGACGTAACAACACAAAC GGTGTTCCAAGCAGGACCGAGAGAGGCCACAGAACCTATTGAGTACTTCTCCAGGTACTTTGGCTGGGACACCTGGGTAGAAATGGCCCACTGCACCAATCAAACATCTGACTCCGTCACCGCGGCGGAAGTAGCCATGTTTGTTGGGATCCACATTGCAATGGGAACTTTGAAG TTTCCCAGTCCACGACTCTACTGGGACAACTTGACGAAGGTGCCCTTGATTGCAGAAGCCATGGCACTTCCCCGCTTCCTTCAGCTGTCGTGGTTGTTGAAGCTTGCCTCACCTGCTAAGGATCCACTTAATATGAGAGAAAGAACTCATACTGACTTTTCTCGTCATTCCGCTAACAGGAGCGGCCAAAAGCGATTGCCAAATGACTCTGTGGACCCTTTGTGGAAGGTTGTGCCATTATTGTGCCGTTTCCAAAAAGGCTGCCAATCATTTAGAAGACTGGGTGACTATGCAGTGGACCAGTATTTAATTCCCTTAACTAGTAAGGTGCACAATAACAGGCTGGCTCTGCATAGCACCGCATTGATCGGATTTGGGGGTTTGCTCGTGCATTTGGATCTTAAAGCAGATCTATTGGACAAGGAAGATTCCGTCGAGAAAATGGTCCCCAAAGGCAGTACTGTGTTTCTTTGCAAACAAGAACTCTCCACTCCCGCTATGCTCGAGAGCCTCCTGGTGGCCGGGATCCACGGTGCTGGCCGAGTGGGCGGCGCGCAGGGCCAGATCGGAGATGAGTTCGTGAGCTCAGACGGCAAGCTGATGCTGCGCAGGTCGAACCGTGGCTTCATTCTCTCCACGGCGGGAAACGGTCACAGAAACATGGCCTCTCTTATCAACAAGTTTGAGAAAGCCCAGGCGGCAGTTCGCCTCAACAGAGATTTGTTGAATCTTTACTCCATCCCGGTTTCCACCTCACCAACAGGCTGGCCTCTTTCTGTGCTCTGGTACCTCACAGATTTGGCTTTGGTCAACTCATGGCTCTTGTACAGACACGATCAGATGGCCACATCTGCACCTTTGTCTCTTATGGACTTCAGATTGGCCGTTTCCAAGGCCTTGATCCATTCCAGCGGGTCAGACCCTCAGAACTCTGTCCTCCCTCAACCCTCCCCGGGAAAAGCTAATGCGAGAACCGACCCACCGAATCCCGGCACAGTAGAGGAAATCCCCCTCCCCGATGCGGCCACACGGTACGATGGTTCAGGCCACTGGCCAGAGCAGCTAGCCGAAGGCGAAGGAGGCAGGTGTCGTTTCGGCGACTGTCAGAGGACGTCGCGAGTTCTGTGCCTCAAGTGCTGTGTCTTCCTCTGCATCTCGCGCAACCACAACTGCTTTTTGAATTTCCACAGCCAGGCAAGTGCAGGAAATACCTAG